A DNA window from Siniperca chuatsi isolate FFG_IHB_CAS linkage group LG6, ASM2008510v1, whole genome shotgun sequence contains the following coding sequences:
- the cdc34a gene encoding cell division cycle 34 homolog (S. cerevisiae) a has product MAQHGHHVASSQKALMLEMKSLQDEPVEGFKITLVDESDMYNWEVAIFGPPNTHYEGGYFKARIKFPVDYPYSPPAFRFLTKMWHPNIYENGDVCISILHPPVDDPQSGELPSERWNPTQNVRTILLSVISLLNEPNTFSPANVDASVMYRKWRDSKGKDREYIEIIRKQVLATKADADRDGVKVPVTLDEYCVRTQVPPTDDGSNLLYDDYYDDEELEEDDDDENDDEDCCYDEDDSGTEDS; this is encoded by the exons ATGGCTCAGCATGGACATCATGTAGCCAGTTCACAAAAAGCACTAATGCTGGAGATGAAAAGTCTCCAAGACGAGCCGGTCGAAGGGTTCAAAATAACTTTGGTGGACGAGTCGGACATGTACAACTGGGAAGTAGCGATATTCGGACCCCCAAATACACACTACGAGGGTGGTTATTTTAAG GCTCGGATCAAGTTCCCTGTCGACTACCCGTACTCTCCACCTGCTTTCCGCTTCCTCACCAAAATGTGGCACCCCAACATTTATGAG AACGGGGATGTATGCATCTCTATCCTGCACCCACCAGTGGACGACCCACAGAGCGGGGAGCTGCCTTCAGAGAGGTGGAACCCCACACAGAACGTCAG GACCATCCTGCTCAGTGTGATCTCTCTGCTGAACGAGCCCAACACCTTCTCCCCGGCCAACGTGGACGCGTCCGTCATGTACCGCAAGTGGAGGGACAGCAAGGGCAAGGACAGAGAATACATCGAGATCATCAG GAAGCAGGTGCTGGCTACCAAAGCTGACGCAGACCGGGACGGCGTCAAGGTTCCCGTCACGTTAGATGAGTACTGCGTCCGCACCCAAGTCCCGCCCACAGATGACGGCTCCAACCTCTTATATGATGACTACTACGACGACGAGGAACTGGAGGAGGACGACGACGACGAGAACGATGACGAGGACTGTTGCTATGACGAGGACGACTCAGGCACCGAGGACTCCTGA